In a single window of the Romeriopsis navalis LEGE 11480 genome:
- a CDS encoding NAD-dependent epimerase/dehydratase family protein has translation MTRKRIFITGASGCIGHYIVDALIQATTHELFLFVRNPDRLKFDYNARPGINLLQGDLRDIEQFGDLLQTMDCAILIATSWGGVEESQEINVTKTQTLVNLLDPDRCQQIIYFSTASILDRQNNLLKEASELGTEYIRSKYFGHRALMETSFADRVTILYPTLVFGGNDQFPRSHLTGGLGEVAKWMKLVRFFQADASFHFIHAQDIAQIVQHLVDHPPQPGESRQLVLGNERLTLNQLISQLCDYFHQRIYFRIPLYLWLMNFFVVVFRIQVGDWERFSINYRHFTHQRVVNPSNFGLTPYYPKLADVLRICGVPAGTT, from the coding sequence ATGACCCGAAAGCGGATCTTTATTACCGGTGCAAGTGGGTGTATTGGGCACTACATTGTCGATGCCCTCATCCAAGCCACTACGCATGAATTATTTTTGTTTGTCAGAAATCCTGACAGACTCAAGTTCGACTACAACGCACGGCCTGGTATCAATTTACTACAAGGTGATTTACGTGATATTGAGCAGTTTGGTGATTTACTCCAGACGATGGATTGTGCCATTTTAATTGCGACTTCCTGGGGTGGGGTGGAAGAGTCGCAGGAGATCAATGTGACTAAAACTCAGACTTTAGTCAACTTGCTCGACCCCGATCGCTGTCAGCAAATCATTTATTTCTCAACGGCAAGTATTCTCGATCGCCAAAATAATTTACTCAAAGAAGCCAGTGAGCTGGGCACAGAATATATTCGCTCCAAGTATTTTGGTCATCGGGCTTTGATGGAGACGAGTTTTGCTGATCGGGTGACAATTCTGTATCCGACGTTGGTGTTTGGCGGGAATGATCAGTTTCCCCGATCGCATTTGACTGGGGGACTGGGAGAAGTGGCAAAGTGGATGAAGCTCGTGCGCTTTTTTCAGGCAGATGCGAGTTTCCACTTTATCCATGCCCAGGATATTGCGCAGATTGTGCAGCATTTAGTTGATCATCCACCGCAGCCCGGTGAGTCTCGGCAATTAGTTTTGGGCAACGAGCGACTGACCTTAAATCAGTTGATCTCCCAACTCTGTGATTATTTCCATCAGCGAATTTACTTCCGGATTCCGCTGTATCTGTGGCTGATGAATTTCTTTGTCGTGGTATTTCGAATTCAGGTCGGTGATTGGGAGCGATTTTCAATCAACTATCGCCACTTCACCCATCAGCGGGTCGTTAATCCGAGTAATTTTGGGTTGACTCCTTATTATCCGAAATTGGCTGATGTCTTACGAATTTGTGGTGTGCCTGCGGGTACGACATAG
- a CDS encoding LabA-like NYN domain-containing protein — translation MSQQTIAKHPRSNQNGHPGHRTHPENLLGNHATPLYSPKDRVAIFIDGANLFYAALQLQIEIDYVKLITTLTAGRRLVRPYFYTGVDTTNDKQKGFLHWMQHHGYRVITKPLTRKTDGSKRADLDVEMTVDMMKLSKHCDTIILISGDGRLSYAVSEIAKQGNRIEVVSLGSTTSETLVDAADRFIDLANLVSVVSRQNHSDVNERLAS, via the coding sequence ATGAGCCAGCAAACAATCGCGAAGCACCCAAGATCAAATCAAAATGGTCATCCTGGCCACCGGACTCATCCTGAAAATTTGCTGGGGAATCATGCAACACCCCTCTACTCTCCAAAAGATCGAGTCGCGATCTTTATCGACGGCGCCAATTTGTTCTACGCAGCACTGCAACTGCAAATTGAAATTGACTATGTCAAGCTGATCACGACGCTTACCGCAGGCAGAAGGCTAGTTCGTCCTTACTTCTACACCGGCGTCGACACCACAAATGATAAGCAAAAAGGATTTCTCCATTGGATGCAGCACCACGGCTACCGTGTCATCACCAAACCACTGACACGCAAAACCGATGGCAGTAAAAGAGCCGATCTTGATGTTGAAATGACCGTTGATATGATGAAGCTGTCAAAACATTGCGACACAATCATCTTAATTAGTGGCGACGGTAGATTATCCTACGCAGTTAGCGAAATCGCGAAGCAAGGCAATCGCATCGAAGTTGTCAGTCTTGGCTCAACAACTAGTGAAACATTAGTTGATGCGGCAGATCGCTTTATCGATTTAGCCAATTTGGTCAGCGTCGTCTCAAGACAAAATCATTCAGACGTCAACGAGCGGCTGGCAAGCTAG
- a CDS encoding DUF3082 domain-containing protein — MADEKPKTPLAELKEIDDSAGKTVAAASTNQVTPLKCFLGAIVAGTIGFFLYRGAGGVALIFAKTQVHSDNFIVMRMSSAIRTLVIGIFAMGAGVFGMAAFGLTGLGIQTMMKKAPAQSSDS, encoded by the coding sequence ATGGCTGACGAAAAACCTAAGACTCCCCTTGCCGAGCTGAAAGAAATTGACGATAGTGCTGGGAAAACTGTCGCAGCCGCATCAACCAATCAAGTAACGCCACTGAAATGTTTTTTGGGCGCGATCGTCGCCGGGACGATTGGGTTTTTCCTCTATCGCGGTGCGGGTGGCGTAGCTTTGATCTTCGCTAAAACCCAAGTGCATTCCGATAACTTCATCGTGATGCGGATGTCATCGGCAATTCGGACCTTGGTGATTGGCATTTTTGCGATGGGTGCGGGCGTGTTTGGGATGGCGGCATTTGGCCTGACGGGATTGGGGATTCAGACCATGATGAAAAAAGCGCCAGCACAATCCTCGGATTCTTAA
- a CDS encoding RDD family protein, giving the protein MNLLNRITLKTPESVELEFQLAGIGNRTMALFIDNLVIWSIYTVLAFLTSQALLGLEELGFSPSLNLFQWLGAIAVLLTFAWFVGYFAVFEMLWQGQTPGKRYAKIRVIGNDGRPLQIYQATLRALIRPLDDWLFLGFFLVLFGRQERRLGDMVASTIVIQDEQPNVGSAQLPLSGRAQAIADQVQLNADMSQLLPDDFAILREFLQRRQAMAEPARERLSQQLAEQVKRRLDIEALEFVEPAEVFLEGAYLAYEQQRDDRG; this is encoded by the coding sequence ATGAATCTATTGAATCGAATTACGCTGAAAACGCCAGAAAGTGTCGAACTTGAGTTTCAATTGGCTGGCATTGGCAATCGCACCATGGCTTTATTTATCGATAATTTAGTCATTTGGTCGATCTATACGGTGCTGGCATTTTTGACTTCGCAGGCGTTATTAGGGTTGGAGGAATTGGGTTTTTCGCCTTCGCTGAATTTATTTCAATGGTTGGGGGCGATCGCCGTTTTATTGACCTTTGCTTGGTTTGTTGGCTATTTTGCTGTATTTGAAATGCTGTGGCAGGGCCAAACTCCAGGCAAGCGATATGCCAAAATTCGCGTTATTGGTAACGATGGGCGTCCGCTCCAAATCTATCAAGCCACCTTACGCGCACTGATTCGGCCCCTGGATGATTGGTTGTTTTTGGGCTTTTTCCTCGTGCTATTTGGCCGACAAGAGCGACGGTTGGGGGATATGGTCGCCAGTACGATCGTGATTCAGGATGAGCAGCCGAATGTTGGTTCAGCGCAGTTGCCGCTGTCGGGGCGGGCCCAAGCGATCGCCGATCAGGTCCAGTTGAATGCCGATATGAGTCAGTTGTTGCCAGATGACTTTGCCATCTTGAGAGAATTTTTACAGCGGCGTCAGGCGATGGCGGAGCCCGCACGGGAGCGCCTCAGTCAGCAGCTGGCGGAGCAAGTAAAACGGCGGTTGGATATTGAGGCGCTAGAATTTGTAGAGCCAGCAGAAGTGTTTCTAGAAGGGGCCTATTTGGCCTACGAACAACAGCGAGACGATCGTGGCTGA
- a CDS encoding SRPBCC family protein has protein sequence MLAQDTPPDFSASSPKIASSVNLPALLNGDVLLETHAHSAWGGAVTAQIYLPLDPQQVWQKLTDYGRWTQYFPDVTHSEILHHGISTAGGATIKKQVKRLYQAASKAFLMLTAKVEVHLKVLETHHQRIQFFFESGSFNEFSADLQLKPHGDGTILSYSVQATPMIPVPSLFIQQAMQMDLPSNLRQMRRVMCGH, from the coding sequence ATGTTGGCACAAGATACCCCGCCTGACTTTTCTGCTTCTTCTCCGAAAATTGCTTCTTCTGTAAATTTGCCTGCCTTGCTAAATGGCGATGTGTTGCTTGAGACCCATGCCCATTCTGCCTGGGGTGGTGCTGTGACGGCTCAGATTTATTTGCCGTTAGACCCACAGCAAGTGTGGCAAAAACTGACGGACTATGGGCGTTGGACGCAGTATTTCCCTGACGTGACCCATAGTGAAATTTTGCACCACGGTATTTCAACCGCTGGTGGTGCGACGATTAAAAAGCAAGTGAAGCGTTTATACCAAGCTGCCAGCAAAGCCTTTTTGATGCTGACGGCGAAGGTTGAAGTACACCTCAAGGTTTTGGAAACGCACCATCAGCGCATTCAGTTTTTCTTCGAGTCAGGTAGTTTCAATGAATTCTCCGCTGACTTGCAACTCAAGCCCCACGGCGACGGGACAATTCTCAGCTATTCCGTTCAGGCCACGCCGATGATTCCAGTGCCCAGTTTGTTTATCCAACAAGCGATGCAGATGGATTTACCCTCCAATTTGCGCCAGATGCGACGTGTGATGTGTGGCCACTAG
- a CDS encoding geranylgeranyl reductase family protein, with amino-acid sequence MSAIFDCIIVGAGPAGGSAAYHLAKRGRSVLVLDRDALPRYKACSGGVSPAISQWFEFDFSPVIEEKVTQIRYTWKVGDPVEASLDTPEPMWMVQRDKFDHYLIQQAQQVGAEVRDQTAVQGIEFKGDHWQVNTVNGPVAAKYLIAADGAKGPMAQWLGFSAHQSRMGAVMEIPTTTGPQAQFDFGLIKNGFIWSLPKGDRYSIGTGTFRGGEENLSKALTEYAKKRGFDASQAQIHEHPMSMWDGDSQLHGRNALLAGEAAGLSDPFTAEGIRPAIFSGMKAAESIDAALSGDVNALSGYSATLQAEWGKDMAWAQKLSKIFYRAPGLGYKVGVKRPSATSKLLKIMCGELRYADVAGYALKKLSGGLIRG; translated from the coding sequence ATGAGTGCTATTTTTGACTGCATTATTGTTGGCGCTGGTCCAGCGGGTGGTTCTGCCGCTTATCATTTGGCTAAGCGCGGCCGTTCCGTGTTAGTGCTTGATCGTGATGCCCTACCCCGTTATAAGGCTTGTAGTGGGGGTGTTTCACCGGCGATCTCACAATGGTTTGAATTTGATTTCAGCCCGGTTATTGAAGAGAAGGTGACGCAGATTCGCTACACCTGGAAAGTTGGGGATCCGGTGGAGGCTTCGCTGGATACACCGGAACCCATGTGGATGGTACAGCGTGATAAGTTTGACCATTATTTGATCCAGCAGGCCCAGCAAGTTGGGGCCGAAGTCCGTGATCAAACGGCAGTACAGGGGATCGAATTCAAAGGTGATCACTGGCAAGTGAATACGGTGAATGGTCCAGTTGCTGCGAAATATTTAATTGCGGCGGATGGCGCGAAAGGGCCAATGGCGCAATGGTTAGGTTTCTCGGCGCACCAGTCCCGCATGGGTGCTGTGATGGAGATTCCCACGACGACTGGTCCTCAAGCTCAGTTCGATTTTGGCTTGATCAAAAATGGATTTATTTGGTCCCTGCCGAAGGGCGATCGTTATTCGATCGGCACTGGAACTTTCCGGGGCGGTGAAGAAAATCTGTCGAAGGCGTTAACGGAATACGCGAAGAAGCGGGGTTTCGATGCCAGCCAGGCCCAGATTCACGAGCATCCGATGTCGATGTGGGATGGGGATTCCCAACTGCATGGCCGGAATGCCCTGTTAGCTGGTGAAGCGGCGGGTCTGAGTGATCCCTTTACGGCTGAAGGTATTCGTCCCGCGATCTTTAGTGGGATGAAGGCGGCGGAGTCAATTGATGCGGCTTTGTCCGGTGATGTGAATGCCTTGTCGGGTTATAGCGCGACATTACAAGCTGAGTGGGGCAAGGATATGGCTTGGGCCCAGAAGCTGTCGAAGATTTTCTACCGTGCGCCAGGCTTGGGCTACAAGGTGGGCGTCAAGCGTCCGAGTGCGACTTCGAAGCTACTCAAAATCATGTGTGGCGAGTTACGTTACGCTGATGTCGCGGGTTATGCCCTGAAAAAGCTGAGTGGTGGTTTGATCCGGGGCTAG
- the ispE gene encoding 4-(cytidine 5'-diphospho)-2-C-methyl-D-erythritol kinase, whose product MREYSLIAPAKINLFLGIVGHHFSRETPPKPDGFHELVMVMQTVDLADRVTVRETSRRGITVTCDDGAVPQDETNLAYKAAALMQQNFPDAAARHGGVAILLEKKIPMGAGLAGGSADCAAVLVGIDLLWDLGLTQAELQGIAAQIGSDIPFCVSGGTALATGRGELIDPLPDLDNLYVVLAKYRDLPVSTPWAYQAFRQRFGATYPLTPAETEAKKQVLRSGEMLSAINQRQAQRIAQLLHNDLEKVVLPEYPQIQGLRDTFAALPVMGTMMSGSGSTVFALCDSEAKANAVRSQMQQQIDDVTLDLWVTKFCASGVHLA is encoded by the coding sequence ATGCGTGAATACTCACTGATTGCTCCGGCTAAGATCAATTTGTTTCTGGGAATTGTCGGACATCACTTTAGTCGGGAAACGCCGCCCAAGCCCGATGGCTTTCATGAGTTGGTGATGGTGATGCAGACTGTGGATCTTGCCGATCGAGTAACAGTCCGTGAAACCAGTCGCCGCGGTATTACGGTGACTTGTGATGATGGGGCCGTGCCACAGGATGAGACGAATCTGGCCTATAAAGCCGCGGCCTTGATGCAGCAGAATTTCCCGGATGCGGCAGCCCGGCATGGAGGGGTCGCGATCCTGTTAGAGAAAAAGATTCCTATGGGTGCGGGACTTGCGGGTGGATCGGCGGACTGTGCGGCTGTATTAGTGGGGATTGATCTGTTATGGGATTTAGGTCTAACCCAAGCCGAACTGCAAGGAATTGCGGCTCAGATTGGTTCGGATATTCCATTTTGTGTGAGTGGTGGTACAGCTTTAGCAACGGGGCGGGGCGAGCTTATCGATCCGTTGCCGGATTTGGATAATTTGTATGTGGTGTTGGCGAAATATCGTGATTTGCCAGTTTCGACGCCTTGGGCTTACCAAGCCTTTCGGCAGCGGTTTGGGGCGACTTATCCCTTAACGCCAGCGGAAACAGAAGCGAAGAAGCAGGTATTACGATCGGGCGAAATGCTCAGCGCGATCAATCAGCGCCAGGCTCAACGCATTGCGCAATTACTACATAACGATTTGGAAAAAGTCGTATTGCCAGAATATCCACAGATTCAAGGCCTGCGGGATACCTTTGCGGCCTTACCTGTGATGGGGACAATGATGTCGGGTTCCGGTTCGACGGTATTTGCGCTCTGTGACTCGGAAGCCAAGGCGAATGCGGTGCGATCGCAGATGCAGCAGCAGATTGATGATGTGACGCTGGATCTATGGGTGACGAAATTCTGTGCGTCGGGTGTACACCTCGCCTGA
- a CDS encoding NAD-dependent succinate-semialdehyde dehydrogenase, which produces MGIATVNPTTGEVCQTFTRLSATEIEAKLALADTTFQAYRQTTFAQRSQWLYRTAELLELRREEYGKLMTFEMGKPLQAAIAEVEKCAWVCRFYAEAAEGFLADHEIRSDAAQSGITYQPIGVVLAVMPWNFPFWQVFRFAAPALMAGNVGLLKHASNVPQTALKIAEIFQEAGFPEGAFQTLLIEASQVATVVADRRIAAATLTGSEAAGSSLAMHAGKALKKVVLELGGSDPFIVMASADLEAAVQTAVTARTMNNGQSCIAAKRFILAEPIADEFIQRLTEKFALLTVGDPMQLETQIGPLATPSILADIHRQVQATIAAGAKVHIGGKPLDRPGNFYPPTILSAIPINSPGAREEFFGPVALVFRVPDLASAIKLANQTEFGLGASAWTNNPEEQQRCIREIEAGAVFINGMVKSDPRLPFGGIKKSGFGRELGRLGIHEFVNIKTVWVK; this is translated from the coding sequence ATGGGTATCGCTACAGTCAACCCAACCACTGGCGAAGTCTGTCAAACTTTTACCCGCCTTAGTGCCACCGAAATTGAGGCGAAATTAGCACTGGCTGACACCACATTTCAAGCTTATCGGCAGACGACTTTTGCTCAGCGATCACAGTGGCTCTATCGAACGGCAGAGCTGCTTGAGCTACGCCGGGAGGAATATGGCAAACTTATGACTTTCGAAATGGGTAAGCCGCTCCAGGCCGCCATTGCTGAAGTTGAGAAATGTGCTTGGGTTTGCCGATTTTATGCCGAAGCCGCAGAAGGGTTCCTTGCGGACCACGAAATCCGATCGGATGCCGCACAAAGTGGGATCACCTATCAACCGATCGGCGTAGTCCTGGCTGTCATGCCATGGAATTTTCCGTTTTGGCAAGTCTTTCGGTTTGCGGCTCCAGCACTCATGGCCGGCAATGTCGGCCTGCTCAAACATGCTTCGAACGTACCGCAGACAGCCCTTAAGATTGCGGAAATCTTTCAGGAAGCGGGATTTCCAGAGGGTGCCTTCCAGACATTACTAATTGAGGCATCGCAAGTCGCCACAGTTGTGGCGGATCGTCGCATCGCGGCGGCTACCCTGACTGGCAGTGAAGCGGCGGGTTCCAGTCTGGCAATGCATGCGGGTAAGGCCCTGAAAAAAGTGGTCTTAGAACTAGGCGGCAGCGATCCATTCATTGTGATGGCCAGTGCCGACCTAGAAGCCGCAGTGCAAACTGCTGTGACGGCGAGAACCATGAATAACGGCCAATCCTGCATCGCGGCCAAACGATTTATTCTGGCAGAACCGATCGCCGATGAATTCATCCAACGCCTCACGGAGAAGTTTGCCCTGCTGACTGTGGGCGATCCAATGCAACTTGAAACGCAGATCGGGCCCCTCGCCACGCCCAGCATCTTGGCCGATATCCATCGCCAAGTCCAAGCGACGATCGCGGCGGGGGCCAAAGTCCACATCGGCGGTAAACCGCTCGATCGACCTGGGAACTTTTATCCCCCCACAATTCTGAGTGCCATCCCGATCAATTCGCCGGGCGCGCGCGAAGAGTTCTTTGGACCGGTGGCCTTGGTTTTTCGGGTGCCCGATTTAGCCAGTGCAATCAAGCTGGCGAACCAAACAGAATTTGGCCTCGGCGCGAGTGCTTGGACCAATAACCCGGAAGAACAGCAGCGCTGCATTCGGGAAATTGAAGCGGGTGCTGTATTTATCAACGGCATGGTGAAGTCCGATCCCCGGCTCCCGTTTGGCGGCATCAAAAAATCCGGTTTTGGGCGCGAACTCGGTCGACTGGGGATTCATGAGTTCGTCAATATCAAAACAGTTTGGGTAAAGTAA
- a CDS encoding stage II sporulation protein M produces the protein MMRTVLSHVVIFGRALMHIQRWIARREPHWKTLELLLDRAERLGLKSLSATEIHDLASLYRSVSADLARARTHQVGAVIVQDLQKLTSRGYAQIYQGTRRQEWHKVWEFYQSGFAQVLRETLVYTMLATTIFCLSALVAWWFAWLDPNFLELIVPERLIQLVRDDGELWMGRIMGDSPGNSSDIMTNNIGVCLRSIAGGLLAGIGTVYILVFNGLLIGAIAALVAQNNLAFPFWGFVFPHGALELPAIFIAGGAGLMIAKALLFPDNYRRLDAFKIYGPKVAQITFGMIPMLLIAGGIEGFISPNPAIPDSLKYIIGTVIFLGLVAYILPHSAALQAQTLKQLVKRRFNSAEDASS, from the coding sequence ATGATGAGGACAGTCCTGAGTCACGTCGTTATTTTTGGCCGCGCCCTTATGCATATTCAGCGCTGGATCGCCCGCCGCGAACCCCATTGGAAAACCCTGGAATTATTGCTCGATCGCGCTGAACGATTAGGGCTCAAGTCACTTTCCGCAACAGAAATTCATGATCTAGCCAGTCTTTATCGATCGGTATCGGCGGATCTGGCCCGTGCCCGCACCCATCAAGTCGGAGCAGTCATCGTCCAGGATTTACAGAAGCTGACGAGTCGTGGCTATGCGCAAATTTACCAGGGGACTCGCCGCCAAGAATGGCACAAGGTCTGGGAGTTTTATCAATCCGGCTTTGCCCAAGTCCTGCGCGAAACGCTGGTCTATACAATGCTCGCCACCACAATTTTCTGTTTGAGTGCGTTGGTCGCTTGGTGGTTTGCTTGGTTGGATCCAAACTTTCTGGAATTGATTGTGCCAGAACGCCTAATTCAACTTGTGCGGGACGATGGTGAACTGTGGATGGGGCGGATCATGGGCGACTCCCCGGGCAATTCCAGCGACATCATGACCAATAACATTGGCGTCTGTCTCCGGTCGATCGCCGGCGGCTTATTAGCCGGCATCGGTACGGTTTATATCCTGGTGTTCAATGGCTTACTGATTGGGGCAATCGCCGCTTTAGTCGCCCAGAACAATTTGGCCTTTCCCTTTTGGGGCTTTGTCTTCCCCCATGGAGCCCTCGAACTTCCCGCAATTTTTATCGCGGGTGGCGCCGGTCTGATGATCGCGAAGGCATTACTCTTTCCGGACAATTACCGCCGCCTTGACGCATTCAAAATTTATGGTCCGAAAGTGGCTCAGATTACCTTTGGGATGATTCCGATGCTACTCATTGCCGGGGGGATCGAAGGATTTATCTCACCCAATCCAGCAATCCCCGACAGCCTGAAATACATTATCGGCACAGTCATTTTCCTGGGCCTTGTGGCTTATATTTTGCCCCATAGCGCGGCACTCCAAGCTCAAACCCTCAAACAGCTAGTGAAACGCCGGTTTAACTCAGCTGAGGATGCAAGCTCCTAA
- the hemE gene encoding uroporphyrinogen decarboxylase, which produces MTGPNDIPYLLRATRKEPLARPPVWMMRQAGRYMKVYRDLREKHPSFRERSENADLAIEISLQPWRAFKPDGVIMFSDILTPLPGIGIPFDIVESKGPMIEPAIRTMEQVKQLRKLVPEESLPFIKTILTSLRQEVGNSAAVLGFVGAPWTLAAYAVEGKSSKNYAVIKHMAFAQPEILHALLGILADSIAEYVRYQIDCGAQMVQMFDSWAGNLSPIDYDTFALPYQKRVIDQVKQTHPDTPLMLYISGSAGILERMGQSGVDFVSVDWTVDMVDARRRLGPDIGVQGNVDPGLLFGTKQIIRERIIDTVKKAGNTGHILNLGHGILPGTPEENAAYFFETAKQIDQIIAAE; this is translated from the coding sequence ATGACCGGGCCAAACGATATTCCCTATCTTTTAAGAGCAACACGTAAAGAACCCCTTGCCCGTCCGCCGGTTTGGATGATGCGCCAAGCGGGACGCTACATGAAGGTCTACCGTGATTTGCGCGAGAAGCATCCCTCTTTCCGTGAGCGATCGGAGAATGCCGATCTCGCGATCGAGATTTCCTTACAGCCATGGCGAGCGTTCAAGCCCGATGGCGTCATCATGTTCTCGGATATTTTGACACCGCTGCCGGGAATTGGAATTCCTTTCGACATCGTTGAAAGTAAGGGGCCAATGATTGAACCGGCAATCCGCACGATGGAGCAGGTGAAGCAGCTCCGAAAGCTTGTGCCAGAAGAGTCTTTGCCGTTTATCAAAACAATTTTGACTTCCTTGCGTCAGGAAGTGGGTAACTCCGCTGCTGTATTGGGTTTTGTCGGTGCACCTTGGACCTTGGCCGCCTATGCGGTGGAAGGTAAGAGCTCGAAGAACTATGCCGTGATCAAGCATATGGCCTTCGCGCAGCCAGAAATTCTCCACGCATTGTTGGGCATTTTGGCAGATTCGATCGCTGAATATGTGCGCTATCAGATTGATTGTGGTGCGCAGATGGTGCAGATGTTTGATTCTTGGGCCGGCAACTTGAGCCCGATCGACTATGACACCTTTGCTTTGCCCTATCAGAAGCGCGTGATTGATCAGGTGAAGCAGACTCACCCCGATACGCCATTGATGCTGTACATCAGCGGTAGTGCCGGTATCCTGGAGCGTATGGGACAATCTGGTGTGGACTTTGTCAGTGTTGACTGGACCGTCGATATGGTGGATGCCCGCCGTCGCCTAGGGCCGGATATCGGGGTTCAAGGAAACGTTGACCCGGGCTTGCTGTTCGGGACGAAGCAGATCATCCGCGAGCGGATTATTGATACCGTCAAGAAGGCTGGGAATACGGGCCATATCCTCAATTTGGGCCATGGTATTTTGCCGGGGACACCAGAGGAAAATGCGGCTTATTTCTTTGAAACAGCCAAACAGATTGATCAAATTATTGCGGCTGAATAA
- a CDS encoding acetolactate synthase large subunit: MNTAELLIRCLENEGVQYIFGLPGEENLHILEALKQSKIQFITTRHEQGAAFMADVYGRLTGKAGVCLSTLGPGATNLMTGVADANLDRAPLIAITGQVGTDRMHLESHQYLDLVSMFTPMTKWSQQLVKPQITPELVRRAFKIAQAEKPGAVHIDIPEDIAALEVTGEPLQTDGHELTRAADQSIQAAALAIANAKNPMILVGNGAIRAQASEVLTEFATALNIPVVNTFMGKGVIPYMHNLSLWTVGLQQRDYISCGFDRADLVIAVGYDLVEYSPKKWNPDAKIPIVHINLTPAEIDRSYIPITEVVGDISQGLAAILQKIDRHESLTPYALTLRDEIRKDYTKYANDDGFPIKPQKIIYDLRQVLAAEDIAISDVGAHKMWMARHYHCERPNTCLISNGFAAMGIAIPGAIAAKLVSPDRKVVAVTGDGGFLMNCQELETAKRIGTPFVTLIFNDGGYGLIEWKQMNQFNDARFIKFNNPDFVQLAESFGLKGYRVKTADSLIPILRLALEQDVPSIIDCPVDYRENLEFTKQSGGLTCHI, from the coding sequence ATGAATACGGCTGAGTTATTGATCCGCTGCCTCGAAAACGAAGGCGTGCAATACATCTTTGGGCTACCTGGGGAAGAGAATCTCCACATCCTCGAAGCATTGAAACAATCGAAAATCCAATTTATCACCACACGCCACGAGCAAGGCGCAGCCTTTATGGCGGATGTCTACGGGCGTTTGACCGGGAAAGCCGGGGTTTGTCTTTCGACCCTCGGGCCAGGTGCCACGAATCTCATGACTGGCGTTGCCGATGCAAATCTCGATCGCGCGCCGTTAATTGCCATTACCGGACAAGTCGGCACCGATCGCATGCATTTGGAATCACACCAATATCTTGATCTCGTTTCGATGTTTACGCCAATGACGAAATGGAGTCAGCAACTCGTCAAACCACAGATCACGCCCGAACTTGTCCGCCGTGCTTTCAAAATTGCCCAAGCGGAGAAACCTGGAGCCGTACATATTGATATTCCCGAAGACATTGCGGCATTGGAAGTCACGGGTGAACCACTGCAAACCGATGGACATGAATTGACGCGAGCAGCGGATCAAAGTATTCAAGCGGCAGCATTGGCGATCGCCAATGCCAAAAATCCGATGATCCTTGTGGGCAATGGGGCCATTCGTGCGCAAGCCAGCGAAGTGCTGACGGAATTTGCCACTGCGCTGAATATCCCCGTGGTCAATACGTTCATGGGGAAAGGCGTAATTCCGTACATGCATAATCTCTCACTCTGGACCGTGGGCTTACAGCAGCGCGATTACATTAGCTGTGGGTTTGACCGAGCGGATTTAGTGATTGCCGTGGGCTATGACTTAGTCGAATATTCGCCGAAGAAGTGGAACCCCGACGCAAAAATTCCGATCGTCCATATCAATCTCACACCAGCCGAGATCGATCGTAGCTACATTCCCATCACAGAAGTTGTCGGTGACATTTCCCAGGGATTGGCGGCAATTTTACAAAAAATCGATCGCCATGAATCGCTGACTCCCTATGCTCTGACCCTCAGAGATGAGATTCGCAAAGACTATACAAAATATGCCAATGATGATGGCTTCCCGATCAAACCGCAAAAGATCATCTACGATTTGCGACAAGTTTTAGCGGCCGAAGATATCGCAATTTCCGATGTTGGGGCGCACAAAATGTGGATGGCACGACACTACCATTGCGAACGCCCCAATACCTGCCTGATTTCAAACGGCTTTGCCGCCATGGGGATTGCAATTCCAGGTGCAATTGCGGCCAAACTGGTGAGTCCCGATCGCAAAGTCGTAGCAGTCACGGGTGATGGGGGTTTTCTAATGAACTGCCAAGAACTCGAAACCGCCAAACGCATCGGTACGCCATTCGTCACGCTGATCTTCAATGATGGCGGCTATGGGTTAATTGAATGGAAGCAGATGAATCAATTTAACGATGCTCGCTTTATTAAATTCAATAACCCCGACTTTGTGCAACTCGCAGAAAGCTTTGGGCTCAAGGGTTATCGCGTGAAGACCGCCGACTCATTGATTCCAATTTTACGCTTGGCACTCGAACAAGACGTTCCCAGCATCATCGACTGCCCCGTCGATTACCGTGAAAACCTGGAATTCACGAAACAGTCTGGTGGATTGACTTGCCACATTTAA